In a genomic window of Streptomyces noursei ATCC 11455:
- a CDS encoding dihydrodipicolinate synthase family protein has translation MALTAPLHGVIPPVCTPLDPHGEVDTASLTRLVGRLLDAGVHGLFALGSTGEATYLTNHQRATVLETVVTATAGRVPVLAGVIDTTTARVLEHARTAVALGADALVATAPFYARTHPREIAAHFRHLRTATGRPLIAYDIPVSVHSKLSPALIRELAEDGTLAGLKDSSGDDGTLRRLLVALGGRTARRTGPAPAFAVLSGSELTADAALLAGADGVVPGLGNIDPTGYVRLYDAARAGDWPRACAEQERLVRLFDLTDTGPEAEMGRGSSALGGFKAALRLLGVIACRDTAVPQLPLSEESVAEVGRRLTEAGLLPAP, from the coding sequence ATGGCACTCACCGCCCCGCTGCACGGCGTCATCCCTCCGGTCTGCACCCCGCTCGACCCGCACGGCGAGGTCGACACCGCCTCCCTCACCCGCCTGGTCGGCCGCCTCCTCGACGCCGGCGTCCACGGCCTGTTCGCCCTGGGATCCACCGGCGAGGCGACCTATCTGACCAACCATCAGCGCGCCACGGTCCTGGAGACGGTGGTCACCGCCACCGCCGGCCGGGTCCCGGTCCTCGCCGGGGTCATCGACACCACCACCGCCCGCGTCCTGGAGCACGCCCGGACCGCCGTCGCACTCGGCGCCGACGCCCTGGTCGCCACCGCCCCCTTCTACGCCCGCACCCACCCGCGCGAGATCGCCGCCCACTTCCGGCACCTGCGCACCGCCACCGGCCGGCCGCTGATCGCCTACGACATCCCGGTGTCCGTGCACAGCAAGCTCTCCCCGGCCCTGATCCGCGAACTGGCCGAGGACGGCACCCTGGCCGGGCTCAAGGACTCCAGCGGCGACGACGGGACGCTGCGCCGGCTGCTGGTCGCGCTCGGCGGCCGCACCGCCCGGCGCACCGGCCCCGCGCCGGCCTTCGCCGTCCTCAGCGGCTCCGAACTCACCGCGGACGCCGCACTGTTGGCGGGCGCGGACGGCGTCGTCCCGGGCCTGGGCAACATCGACCCGACCGGCTACGTCCGGCTCTACGACGCCGCCCGCGCCGGCGACTGGCCCCGCGCCTGCGCCGAGCAGGAGCGGCTGGTCCGCCTCTTCGACCTCACCGACACCGGCCCGGAGGCCGAGATGGGCCGCGGCTCCTCGGCGCTCGGCGGCTTCAAGGCGGCGCTCCGACTGCTCGGCGTGATCGCCTGCCGCGACACGGCCGTGCCGCAGCTCCCGCTGAGCGAGGAGTCGGTCGCGGAGGTGGGACGTCGGCTGACCGAGGCGGGGCTGCTGCCCGCCCCGTGA
- a CDS encoding FadR/GntR family transcriptional regulator, giving the protein MARGTMSEDVQARIKQLILDRGLTTGDPLPTETELVAMLDVSRNSVREALKALQAMRIVEIRHGFGTYVGALTLEPFVEGVAFRAAVRHHQGESSLYELMEVREALEAGLIGTVARGLPAEDLAVLKGLVQRMAEEARGGEVLSATDRAFHLALYRSLGNHLLSEVLDAFWAALRRVREDLADVRPDPEVTYRQHAEIVDALEAGDGERAVAAMHRHFDGIRRRLTA; this is encoded by the coding sequence ATGGCGCGAGGGACGATGTCCGAGGACGTCCAGGCACGGATCAAGCAGCTGATCCTGGATCGCGGGTTGACGACGGGCGATCCGCTGCCCACGGAGACCGAGCTGGTCGCCATGCTCGACGTCAGCCGCAACTCGGTGCGCGAGGCGCTCAAGGCGCTCCAGGCCATGCGGATCGTCGAGATCCGGCACGGCTTCGGCACCTACGTCGGCGCGCTCACCCTCGAACCGTTCGTCGAGGGCGTCGCCTTCCGGGCCGCGGTCCGCCACCACCAGGGGGAGTCCAGCCTGTACGAGCTGATGGAGGTCCGGGAGGCCCTGGAGGCGGGGCTGATCGGCACGGTGGCGCGCGGCCTGCCGGCCGAGGACCTCGCGGTCCTCAAGGGGCTGGTGCAGCGGATGGCCGAGGAGGCGCGCGGCGGCGAGGTGCTCAGCGCCACCGACCGGGCCTTCCACCTCGCGCTGTACCGGTCGCTCGGCAACCACCTGCTGAGCGAGGTGCTGGACGCGTTCTGGGCGGCGCTGCGCCGGGTCCGCGAGGACCTCGCCGACGTCCGGCCGGACCCTGAGGTGACCTACCGTCAGCACGCGGAGATCGTCGACGCCCTGGAGGCGGGCGACGGGGAGCGGGCGGTCGCGGCGATGCACCGGCACTTCGACGGCATCCGGCGCCGGCTGACCGCGTAG
- a CDS encoding ABC transporter substrate-binding protein → MTYESSDSPRGGVRRRTVLGGAAAAAAGLALAGCGDDGDAPRERRKGQKITLTFWSWVPGIDRPVDLWNRTHPEVQVKVEKVSAVNGEQYAKMHAAIKAGNPPDLGQIEFPVIPSFLLDGGLRDLAPLGAARHRDAFFAWQWGQSVFGSGIYAIPQASGPMGLFVRQDLFDRWGIPVPRTWDAYAAAAKEVRRHGAWIETFAPTNGNRFAGLAWQAGAKWYATHGDTWVVHLDDAPTRRVADYWEALVRGKLVKTIPDRRDAWYKDIQTGAIPAWVGASWGDALLAGNAPGTKGRWRAAPLPQWRPGGRAYANWGGSTTAVFAKASYPRDALDFAVWLNTDPGSIALLLQGGYGFPSAKAGYAATALDADKDFFGGQPYSRVFADAGAHVDTSWQWGPGVDTLFQRLGDAFTDALADGSSFRSVLTKVQRQTVSDLRDKGLKAESGR, encoded by the coding sequence GTGACGTACGAGAGCTCAGACAGCCCACGCGGCGGCGTCCGCCGGAGAACGGTCCTGGGCGGGGCGGCCGCGGCCGCCGCCGGCCTCGCGCTCGCCGGCTGCGGCGACGACGGCGACGCGCCCCGGGAACGGAGGAAGGGGCAGAAGATCACCCTGACCTTCTGGTCCTGGGTGCCGGGCATCGACCGCCCCGTGGACCTGTGGAACCGCACGCACCCCGAGGTCCAGGTCAAGGTCGAGAAGGTGTCGGCGGTCAACGGCGAGCAGTACGCCAAGATGCACGCCGCCATCAAGGCCGGCAACCCGCCCGACCTGGGCCAGATCGAGTTCCCGGTGATCCCCAGCTTCCTTCTCGACGGCGGACTGCGCGACCTCGCCCCGCTCGGCGCCGCCCGGCACCGCGACGCGTTCTTCGCCTGGCAGTGGGGCCAGTCCGTCTTCGGCTCCGGGATCTACGCCATCCCGCAGGCCAGCGGCCCGATGGGGCTGTTCGTCCGGCAGGACCTCTTCGACCGGTGGGGCATCCCGGTACCGCGCACCTGGGACGCGTACGCGGCCGCGGCCAAGGAGGTCCGCCGGCACGGCGCCTGGATCGAGACCTTCGCCCCGACCAACGGCAACCGCTTCGCCGGCCTGGCCTGGCAGGCCGGCGCCAAGTGGTACGCCACCCACGGCGACACCTGGGTGGTGCACCTCGACGACGCCCCCACCCGTCGGGTCGCCGACTACTGGGAGGCGTTGGTCCGCGGGAAGCTCGTCAAGACCATCCCGGACCGTCGGGACGCCTGGTACAAGGACATCCAGACCGGCGCCATCCCGGCCTGGGTGGGAGCCAGTTGGGGCGACGCCCTGCTGGCCGGCAACGCACCCGGCACCAAGGGGAGGTGGCGGGCCGCCCCGCTGCCCCAGTGGCGGCCCGGCGGCCGGGCGTACGCCAACTGGGGCGGCTCCACCACCGCCGTCTTCGCCAAGGCGAGCTACCCCAGGGACGCCCTGGACTTCGCCGTCTGGCTCAACACCGACCCGGGGTCGATCGCCCTGCTCCTCCAGGGCGGCTACGGCTTCCCCAGCGCCAAGGCCGGCTACGCCGCCACCGCCCTCGACGCCGACAAGGACTTCTTCGGCGGCCAGCCGTACAGCAGGGTCTTCGCCGACGCCGGGGCGCACGTGGACACCAGCTGGCAGTGGGGGCCGGGCGTGGACACCCTCTTCCAGCGGCTCGGGGACGCCTTCACCGACGCGCTCGCCGACGGCAGTTCGTTCCGCTCGGTGCTGACGAAGGTGCAGCGCCAGACCGTCTCCGACCTGCGGGACAAGGGGCTGAAGGCGGAGAGCGGCCGGTGA
- a CDS encoding carbohydrate ABC transporter permease: MLPFLAFFALCYLAPVCYAVWTSLRRTRRTGPLGLGTEHDTFAGLANYAQALADDRFLTGFGRVLLFGAVQIPLMTVLATALALLLESAAARWVTFFRGAFFLPYGVPGVIASILWGFLYVPGLSPLVRIAQGVGWNVDFLSRGSVLWSVANIVTWQFTGYTMLVLIAQLKSVPGELYEAARIDGASAWQVARYVKLPLLRPALVLTTVFSIIGTLQLFAEPMVLRPLTSSIDSGYTPNLHAYSEAFVGNNQHRAAAEAVLLALVACAASFGFLRLVGGRGKERG; the protein is encoded by the coding sequence GTGCTGCCCTTCCTCGCCTTCTTCGCCCTGTGCTACCTCGCCCCGGTCTGCTACGCCGTGTGGACCAGCCTGCGGCGCACCCGTCGCACCGGGCCGCTCGGCCTCGGCACCGAGCACGACACCTTCGCCGGCCTCGCCAACTACGCCCAGGCGCTCGCCGACGACCGGTTCCTGACCGGCTTCGGCCGGGTGCTGCTCTTCGGCGCCGTGCAGATCCCGCTGATGACGGTGCTCGCCACCGCGCTGGCGCTGCTCCTGGAGAGCGCCGCCGCCCGCTGGGTCACCTTCTTCCGCGGCGCCTTCTTCCTGCCCTACGGGGTGCCCGGGGTGATCGCCTCGATCCTGTGGGGCTTCCTCTACGTCCCCGGCCTCAGCCCACTGGTGCGGATCGCCCAGGGGGTCGGCTGGAACGTCGACTTCCTCTCCCGCGGCAGTGTGCTGTGGTCCGTCGCCAACATCGTCACCTGGCAGTTCACCGGCTACACCATGCTGGTGCTGATCGCCCAGCTGAAGTCCGTCCCCGGCGAGCTGTACGAGGCGGCGCGGATCGACGGCGCGAGCGCCTGGCAGGTGGCCCGGTACGTCAAGCTCCCGCTGCTCCGCCCCGCCCTGGTGCTCACCACCGTCTTCAGCATCATCGGCACCCTCCAGCTGTTCGCCGAGCCGATGGTGCTGCGCCCGCTCACCTCCTCCATCGACTCCGGCTACACCCCCAACCTGCATGCCTACAGTGAGGCGTTCGTCGGCAACAACCAGCACCGGGCGGCGGCCGAGGCGGTGCTGCTGGCGCTGGTGGCGTGCGCGGCCTCGTTCGGCTTCCTGCGGCTGGTCGGCGGGCGCGGGAAGGAGCGCGGATGA
- a CDS encoding carbohydrate ABC transporter permease encodes MTPSPRRTRPGAAMPTRTPVRHRIIIGALLTTAAVYFLAPVYWLVVSATKDSADLFGTFGFWFSDHPRPLRYLTAVLTYDHGVYARWFANSLLYAGVGAVCATLLSAAAGYALAKFPFRGRETVFGLVLAGVLIPSTALALPLYFLFSALGLANTYAAVLIPSVVSPFGVYLCRIYAAAAVPDSLLEAARIDGAGEARIFAGLGLRLMGPALVTVFLFQFVHIWNNYFLPLVMLSDSGLYPVQLGLTTWIGYADRQPVLYQYTVGGALLSVLPLMVLMTVLQRYWRTGLTEGSVKA; translated from the coding sequence ATGACCCCGTCCCCCCGGCGGACGCGGCCCGGAGCGGCGATGCCGACCCGGACCCCCGTGCGCCACCGGATCATCATCGGCGCCCTCCTGACCACCGCCGCCGTCTACTTCCTCGCGCCCGTCTACTGGCTGGTCGTCTCGGCCACCAAGGACAGCGCCGACCTCTTCGGTACCTTCGGCTTCTGGTTCTCCGACCACCCGCGGCCCCTGCGGTACCTCACCGCCGTGCTCACCTACGACCACGGCGTCTACGCCCGCTGGTTCGCCAACTCCCTGCTCTACGCCGGCGTCGGCGCGGTCTGCGCCACCCTGCTGTCCGCCGCGGCGGGCTATGCGCTGGCCAAGTTCCCGTTCCGGGGGCGGGAGACGGTCTTCGGCCTGGTGCTGGCCGGGGTGCTGATCCCGAGCACCGCGCTGGCCCTGCCGCTGTACTTCCTCTTCAGCGCGCTGGGCCTGGCGAACACCTACGCGGCGGTGCTGATCCCCAGTGTGGTCAGCCCGTTCGGGGTCTATCTGTGCCGGATCTACGCGGCCGCCGCGGTGCCCGACTCGCTGCTGGAGGCGGCCCGGATCGACGGCGCGGGCGAGGCGCGGATCTTCGCCGGGCTGGGGCTGCGGCTGATGGGCCCGGCGCTGGTCACCGTCTTCCTGTTCCAGTTCGTGCACATCTGGAACAACTACTTCCTGCCGCTGGTGATGCTCTCCGACTCCGGTCTCTACCCGGTCCAACTGGGGCTGACCACCTGGATCGGCTACGCCGACCGGCAGCCGGTGCTCTACCAGTACACGGTCGGCGGCGCGCTGCTGTCGGTGCTGCCGCTGATGGTCCTGATGACGGTGCTCCAGCGGTACTGGCGCACCGGTCTGACCGAGGGGAGCGTCAAGGCGTGA
- the npdG gene encoding NADPH-dependent F420 reductase, which produces MTTSDAAATPSATPATAAKPAARDPWDLPDVSGLVIGVLGGTGDQGRGLAYRFARAGHKVIIGSRAAERARAAADEPQLGSLGVEGAANADCARRSDVVIVAVPWEGHAKTLEALREELAGKLVIDCVNPLGFDKQGAYALKPEEGSAAEQAAALLPDSRVTAAFHHLSAVLLQDPEIAEIDTDVMVLGERRADTDVVQALTARIPGMRGVFAGRLRNAHQVESLVANLISVNRRYKAHAGLRVTDV; this is translated from the coding sequence ATGACTACTTCCGACGCTGCTGCGACCCCGTCCGCCACCCCGGCCACGGCCGCCAAGCCCGCCGCCCGCGACCCCTGGGACCTGCCCGACGTCTCCGGTCTGGTGATCGGCGTCCTCGGCGGCACCGGTGACCAGGGCCGCGGCCTGGCCTACCGGTTCGCCCGGGCCGGCCACAAGGTGATCATCGGTTCCCGGGCCGCCGAGCGCGCCCGGGCCGCCGCGGACGAGCCCCAGCTGGGCAGCCTGGGCGTCGAGGGCGCCGCCAACGCCGACTGCGCCCGGCGCAGCGACGTGGTCATCGTCGCGGTGCCCTGGGAGGGCCACGCCAAGACGCTGGAGGCGCTGCGCGAGGAGCTGGCCGGCAAGCTGGTGATCGACTGCGTCAACCCGCTCGGCTTCGACAAGCAGGGCGCCTACGCGCTCAAGCCCGAGGAGGGCAGCGCCGCCGAACAGGCCGCCGCCCTGCTGCCGGACTCCCGGGTCACCGCCGCCTTCCACCACCTCTCCGCCGTCCTGCTCCAGGACCCCGAGATCGCCGAGATCGACACCGATGTGATGGTGCTCGGCGAGCGCCGCGCCGACACCGACGTGGTGCAGGCGCTGACCGCCCGCATCCCCGGCATGCGCGGCGTCTTCGCCGGCCGGCTGCGCAACGCCCACCAGGTCGAGTCGCTGGTCGCCAACCTGATCTCGGTCAACCGCCGCTACAAGGCGCACGCCGGGCTCCGGGTCACCGACGTCTGA
- a CDS encoding site-2 protease family protein, whose product MTTAIPRADRRVSPVFLALVAVLAVSGWAVWSGTLAASTGFAVFLFVTAGWVVSLCLHEYAHARTALHGGDTTVGGKGYLTLNPFVYSHALLSIVLPVLFLLMGGIGLPGGAVFIERHRIRGRWRDSLVSAAGPLTNVLFAAVVSAPFWLHAADGIPDAFRYALAFLALLQVTAAILNFLPVPGLDGYGVIEPWLSDRVRRAVAPYAPFGMLAVFGLLWVPEVGQVFFELVHSVLRGLGVSAWDSYWGQEFFRFWQGEPQVPQIGA is encoded by the coding sequence ATGACCACCGCAATCCCGCGCGCCGACCGCCGCGTCAGCCCGGTCTTCCTCGCGCTCGTCGCCGTCCTGGCGGTCTCCGGCTGGGCCGTGTGGAGCGGGACGCTCGCGGCCAGCACCGGCTTCGCGGTCTTCCTGTTCGTGACCGCCGGCTGGGTGGTGTCGCTGTGCCTGCACGAGTACGCGCACGCCCGCACCGCGCTGCACGGAGGCGACACCACGGTGGGCGGCAAGGGTTATCTGACCCTCAACCCGTTCGTCTACTCGCACGCGCTGCTGAGCATCGTGCTGCCGGTGCTCTTCCTTCTGATGGGCGGGATCGGGCTGCCGGGCGGTGCGGTGTTCATCGAGCGCCACCGGATCCGGGGCCGCTGGCGGGACAGCCTGGTCTCGGCTGCCGGGCCGCTGACGAACGTGCTGTTCGCCGCGGTGGTCAGCGCGCCGTTCTGGCTGCACGCCGCGGACGGGATCCCGGACGCGTTCCGCTACGCGCTGGCGTTCCTGGCGCTGCTCCAGGTGACCGCGGCGATCTTGAACTTCCTCCCGGTGCCGGGGCTGGACGGCTACGGCGTGATCGAGCCGTGGCTGTCGGACCGGGTGCGGCGGGCCGTCGCGCCGTACGCGCCGTTCGGCATGCTGGCGGTCTTCGGGCTGCTGTGGGTGCCGGAGGTCGGCCAGGTCTTCTTCGAGCTGGTGCACAGCGTCCTGCGGGGGCTGGGCGTGTCGGCCTGGGACAGCTACTGGGGCCAGGAGTTCTTCCGCTTCTGGCAGGGCGAGCCGCAGGTGCCGCAGATCGGCGCCTAG
- a CDS encoding AfsR/SARP family transcriptional regulator: MRYGILGTTQAGLADGTPVALGGARLRALLAALALRPGRALLADALINDVWGMDPPADAPGALQALVGRLRRALGRSAIASVDGGYLLCAEPDAVDLHRFERLAAEGGRALDAADPGRAAALLDEALALWRGPALADLPDAAVEAARAESRRLDALRTRLAADLALGRAARALPSLAVLCQDHPLDEPLQALRLRALRDAGRTAEALAAYEEIRTGLADRLGADPGPELRALHAELLRPDRTAVPAHPVVPAVPAAPAVAADVLTAPAGPAAPAVPARPGNLRARLTSFVGREHDLAALRADLAGHRLVTLLGPGGAGKTRLSQEGAEIAAAALPDAWPHGVWLAELAPVDDPRTVPEAVLTALGARETVVRGTTAEGLRAAADHAVRDPHARLAEHCAGRRMLLVLDNCEHVIGAAAELAERLLTACPGVTVLATSREPLAVPGEVLRPVEPLPDPVALRLLADRGAAARPGFRVDADEETAVACAEICRRLDGLPLAIELAAARLRMMTPRQIADRLDDRFRLLTSGSRTLLPRQQTLRAVVDWSWDLTDDPERAVLRRLSVFAGGCDLAAAEEVCAGGGVAADDVAGLLGSLIDKSLVVAAPDAPGPAGGPGGQMRYRLLETVAEYAGERLDEAAERADAERRHLVCYRELARTTDPLLRGPRQRAAIDRLEREHDNLRTALRRAVAAGDEHEALCLVLSLQWFWSLRDHRRDAHTWALAVGSLGPSPFAPPVAPAPDLHERPIDAPPPMDPEQFAEARRQVRLVALSTLDSDMEALRSPQMQEELSGIIAAYRGGMPQTCKVPGVLWYFAVLLTGRWENLTGLLDDAVEACRGYGYDWELAYVLQLRSRVLNDRRGRLDQATRDADEALRIFLGLGDAWGASEALAGRGETAEKRGEYEAAARDFKDAMVQAEELGAHGQTLMLRARLGGVMTEVGRPEEGERMLREVLAEAQDRNSGRDAVPFTRMALAVQLSLTGRTQEARRELLLVREAFASYGPELFLGLLDGLLVALDVDEGQHGAELLPRLRRALELTRDPLTEMVDPDLPVVQLLTGARVLVAVRGAAAARDAARLIGAFDALRAGALVPALSVRESRSRAEAAVRALLADPDYAAAHAEGGGLSLDEATALL, encoded by the coding sequence GTGCGCTACGGAATTCTCGGCACCACCCAGGCCGGCCTGGCCGACGGCACCCCCGTCGCCCTGGGCGGTGCCCGGCTGCGCGCCCTGCTCGCCGCGCTCGCGCTGCGCCCCGGCCGGGCGCTGCTCGCGGACGCCCTGATCAACGACGTCTGGGGCATGGACCCGCCGGCCGACGCGCCCGGCGCCCTCCAGGCGCTGGTCGGCCGGCTGCGCCGCGCCCTGGGCCGGTCCGCGATCGCCTCCGTGGACGGCGGCTATCTGCTGTGCGCCGAGCCGGACGCGGTCGACCTGCACCGCTTCGAGCGGCTGGCGGCGGAGGGCGGCCGGGCGCTGGACGCCGCCGACCCGGGCCGCGCCGCCGCCCTGCTCGACGAGGCGCTGGCCCTCTGGCGCGGCCCGGCCCTCGCCGATCTGCCCGACGCGGCCGTCGAGGCGGCCCGCGCCGAGAGCCGCCGGCTGGACGCCCTGCGCACCCGCCTCGCCGCCGACCTGGCCCTGGGGCGGGCCGCCCGGGCGCTGCCCTCCCTGGCCGTGCTGTGCCAGGACCACCCGTTGGACGAGCCCCTCCAGGCGCTGCGGCTGCGCGCCCTGCGAGACGCGGGCCGGACCGCCGAGGCGCTCGCCGCGTACGAGGAGATACGCACCGGCCTCGCCGACCGCCTGGGCGCCGACCCGGGCCCGGAGCTGCGCGCCCTGCACGCCGAACTGCTGCGACCGGACCGCACGGCGGTGCCGGCGCACCCGGTCGTCCCCGCGGTCCCGGCGGCTCCGGCGGTGGCCGCCGACGTGCTCACCGCCCCCGCCGGACCGGCCGCCCCCGCCGTGCCCGCCCGGCCCGGGAACCTCCGCGCCCGGCTGACCTCCTTCGTGGGCCGGGAGCACGACCTGGCCGCGCTCCGCGCCGACCTGGCCGGGCACCGGCTGGTGACGCTGCTGGGGCCGGGCGGCGCCGGCAAGACCCGGCTGTCCCAGGAGGGCGCCGAGATCGCCGCGGCCGCCCTGCCGGACGCCTGGCCGCACGGCGTCTGGCTGGCCGAGCTGGCGCCGGTGGACGATCCGCGGACCGTGCCCGAGGCGGTGCTGACCGCGCTCGGGGCCCGCGAGACCGTCGTCCGCGGCACCACCGCCGAGGGGCTGCGGGCCGCCGCCGACCACGCCGTCCGCGACCCGCACGCCCGGCTCGCCGAACACTGCGCCGGCCGCCGGATGCTGCTGGTGCTGGACAACTGCGAGCATGTGATCGGCGCCGCCGCGGAGCTCGCCGAGCGGCTGCTGACCGCCTGCCCGGGCGTGACCGTGCTGGCCACCAGCCGGGAGCCGCTGGCCGTACCGGGCGAGGTGCTGCGGCCGGTGGAGCCGCTGCCCGACCCGGTCGCGCTGCGGCTGCTCGCCGACCGCGGGGCCGCCGCCCGCCCCGGTTTCCGTGTGGACGCCGACGAGGAGACCGCGGTGGCCTGCGCCGAGATCTGCCGCCGGCTGGACGGGCTGCCGCTGGCGATCGAACTCGCCGCCGCCCGGCTCCGCATGATGACGCCTCGTCAGATCGCCGATCGGCTGGACGACCGCTTCCGGCTGCTGACCAGCGGCAGCCGCACGCTGCTGCCGCGCCAGCAGACCCTGCGCGCGGTGGTGGACTGGTCCTGGGACCTCACCGACGATCCCGAACGGGCGGTGCTGCGGCGGCTGTCGGTGTTCGCCGGGGGCTGCGACCTGGCCGCCGCGGAGGAGGTCTGCGCGGGCGGCGGCGTCGCGGCCGACGACGTCGCCGGGCTGCTCGGCTCGCTGATCGACAAGTCGCTGGTGGTCGCGGCCCCGGACGCCCCCGGGCCCGCCGGCGGACCCGGGGGCCAGATGCGCTACCGGCTGCTGGAGACCGTCGCCGAGTACGCCGGCGAGCGGCTGGACGAGGCCGCGGAACGGGCCGACGCCGAGCGCCGCCACCTGGTCTGCTACCGCGAACTGGCCCGCACCACCGACCCGTTGCTGCGCGGCCCCCGGCAGCGCGCCGCGATCGACCGGCTGGAACGGGAGCACGACAACCTGCGCACCGCGCTGCGCCGGGCCGTCGCCGCCGGCGACGAGCACGAGGCGCTGTGCCTGGTGCTCTCGCTCCAGTGGTTCTGGTCCCTGCGCGACCACCGCCGCGACGCCCACACCTGGGCCCTCGCCGTGGGCTCCCTGGGCCCCAGCCCGTTCGCCCCGCCCGTCGCCCCCGCCCCCGACCTGCACGAGCGGCCGATCGACGCACCCCCGCCGATGGACCCCGAGCAGTTCGCCGAGGCCCGCCGCCAGGTCCGGCTGGTGGCGCTGTCCACCCTGGACAGCGACATGGAGGCGCTGCGCAGCCCTCAGATGCAGGAGGAGCTGTCCGGGATCATCGCCGCCTACCGTGGCGGGATGCCGCAGACCTGCAAGGTGCCCGGGGTGCTGTGGTACTTCGCGGTGCTGCTCACCGGCCGGTGGGAGAACCTGACCGGGCTCCTCGACGACGCGGTCGAGGCGTGCCGCGGCTACGGCTACGACTGGGAGCTGGCCTACGTCCTCCAGCTGCGCTCCAGGGTGCTCAACGACCGCCGCGGCAGGCTGGACCAGGCGACCCGGGACGCCGACGAGGCACTGCGGATCTTCCTCGGGCTGGGCGACGCCTGGGGCGCGTCCGAGGCGCTGGCCGGCCGCGGCGAGACCGCCGAGAAGCGCGGCGAGTACGAGGCCGCGGCGCGCGACTTCAAGGACGCGATGGTGCAGGCCGAGGAGCTGGGCGCGCACGGCCAGACCCTGATGCTGCGCGCCCGGCTGGGCGGCGTGATGACCGAGGTCGGCCGGCCGGAGGAGGGCGAGCGGATGCTGCGGGAGGTGCTGGCCGAGGCGCAGGACCGCAACAGCGGCCGGGACGCGGTGCCGTTCACCCGCATGGCGCTGGCCGTGCAGCTGTCGCTCACCGGGCGCACCCAGGAGGCGCGCAGGGAACTCCTCCTCGTACGGGAGGCGTTCGCCTCGTACGGCCCGGAACTCTTCCTGGGGCTGCTGGACGGCCTGTTGGTCGCGTTGGACGTGGACGAGGGGCAGCACGGGGCGGAGCTCCTCCCACGGCTCCGGCGGGCGCTGGAACTGACCCGGGACCCGCTGACGGAGATGGTCGACCCGGATCTGCCGGTGGTGCAGCTGCTGACCGGCGCCCGGGTGCTGGTGGCGGTCCGCGGCGCGGCCGCGGCCCGGGACGCGGCACGGCTGATCGGTGCGTTCGACGCCCTGCGGGCCGGCGCGCTGGTGCCGGCGCTGTCCGTCCGCGAGAGCCGGTCCCGCGCCGAGGCGGCCGTCCGCGCGCTGCTGGCCGACCCGGACTACGCGGCCGCCCACGCCGAGGGCGGCGGGCTCTCGCTCGACGAGGCCACCGCCCTCCTCTGA
- a CDS encoding ABC transporter permease has product MSTATITAPIGKAGADEGRIGLRGNLRHIGALVRRNLVQIKNDPETLFDVLLMPIIFILLFVYVFGGAIAGKGNQQEYVQYLVPGMMAMMGMNVAMAVGTGVNEDFRKGVMDRFRTMPIARSSVLIAKIVVEILRMLLATTILLAMGLLLGLEIRGSLLEFAGSVLLSTVFGAALMWIFILLGLSVKTPQAVQGMAMLVLMPLQFGSSIFAPTTSMPGWLEGFTKVNPLSNLADAARALINGQGAVAHPALITLGWTVVITAVTMPLAVRKFRSKT; this is encoded by the coding sequence ATGAGCACCGCGACGATCACGGCGCCGATCGGGAAGGCCGGCGCCGACGAGGGCCGGATCGGGCTCCGGGGCAATCTGCGGCACATCGGCGCGCTGGTGCGCCGCAACCTCGTGCAGATCAAGAACGACCCGGAGACGCTGTTCGACGTCCTCCTGATGCCGATCATCTTCATCCTGCTGTTCGTCTACGTCTTCGGCGGCGCCATCGCCGGCAAGGGCAATCAGCAGGAGTACGTGCAGTATCTGGTGCCCGGCATGATGGCGATGATGGGCATGAACGTCGCCATGGCGGTGGGCACCGGCGTCAACGAGGACTTCCGCAAGGGCGTGATGGACCGCTTCCGGACGATGCCGATCGCCCGGTCCTCGGTCCTGATAGCCAAGATCGTGGTCGAGATCCTCCGGATGCTGCTGGCCACCACGATCCTGCTGGCCATGGGCCTCCTGCTGGGCCTCGAAATACGCGGCTCGCTGCTGGAGTTCGCCGGTTCGGTCCTGCTGTCCACGGTCTTCGGCGCCGCCCTGATGTGGATCTTCATCCTGCTGGGGCTCAGCGTGAAGACGCCGCAGGCGGTGCAGGGCATGGCGATGCTGGTGCTGATGCCGCTCCAGTTCGGCTCGTCGATCTTCGCGCCGACGACGTCGATGCCCGGCTGGCTGGAGGGCTTCACCAAGGTCAACCCGCTGTCCAACCTCGCCGACGCGGCCCGAGCGCTGATCAACGGCCAGGGCGCGGTGGCCCATCCGGCGCTGATCACCCTGGGCTGGACGGTCGTCATCACCGCCGTCACCATGCCGCTCGCGGTGCGGAAGTTCCGCTCCAAGACCTGA